Proteins co-encoded in one Papaver somniferum cultivar HN1 chromosome 5, ASM357369v1, whole genome shotgun sequence genomic window:
- the LOC113283259 gene encoding protein NETWORKED 1D-like, whose protein sequence is MATLKHTDSSRKYAFWWDSHISPKNSKWLQENLTDMDAKVKVMIKIIEADADSFARRAEMYYRQRPELMKLVEESYRAYRALAERYDHATGALRQAHKTMSEAFPNQIPFDDESPPSGSPAAEAPDMPHSIRAFFDPGGFHKEESGLSPMQSRSGGIGNKKGFRQVSDLFGEAVGKDQNAHEENNVPKVLTERKVEESGVSGQNIKSEEEVAGTVDDKVQNLKQMIARLESEKEASLLKYQQSSEKLSSMERKVSHAQEESRELSDRAIKAENEVETLKHSLSKVEASVTNYLQCLESISDLENRLSQSQKESAVLNERASKAETEVQTLKQDLTILEGENESALLQYKQCLEKISDLETKLLHAEDEARRHNERGDKAEAEVQSLKQMISKLNEAKEAATLQYQQCLNTISDLEIKISRAEAEATRLNNEVTTGVEKFHSAEEQHHLLEKAYQSLQMEADTLMQKMGMLITHELVERDEELANLRVRVQEEHIRTMEAEDALINIESLHAKSQEEQEALESELENAYEMMNDMKIQNQDLEDEVQQLTDRNKNLNEKNLSCTMLIKNLQDEIFLMKEAEKKLKEEIELRLDERNALQQEIYSLKEEINELNGQYHSVIEQVEYVGFKPDSLGLSVTSLLEENSKMKEMYLEEKEDNASLLAKLEQMEKLLEKNVLLENSLSDLNVELEELKGKLISMEETCRSLHQEKSNLVAEKTVLVSQLEIATENLARLAEKNSFLENSLSDANAELEGFRTESKSLEESFHSIKNEKFGLVTERDTLVIKLESMRERLEGLEKICVELREKHSYLEKEKESALHEVTELRGSLDEEKKEHASSAQKNEILLGSLEDHIRILHEKHRVITKEFEEEQDKAMKAQFEIFIWQRSIRDIEEKNHSLWIECQKHLEASKSSEKLIVELEQKNLDQQLSVYSLSNKVGNLKMGIQQVLKLFKDDDDYECADKTKEHERFAQHVMKKFEEMDSDLSKLQDDKQQLLFEKLVLIAVLQQVTCDLQDSNLGFQNANSKLLEENRSLRKDFSNFKEDKCMLEEENGSLLEETIVLSNLCLVLKSFGTEKVAELKRLSEGLDSLHGINGVLDEEVRMMQEGIKLVEAENINLKVAVEKLVNELNTVSNQNELEFNSMEASNMERSAEIVQLKGSLSALEAENINLKVAVEKLVNELNTVSNQNELEFNSMEASNMERNAEIVQLKGSFCALEGENKDMKSQMTKYAQDMGPLVESIKSLEELVFSHIRSPTANNQETKDTEKLRHDKCSQEPSGDHSLPMSDGVPDLLNLQTRVKAVEKALIEMKRLMQQGSMNADIILDTGIREKEKPKSRSNSFRLREVKTGKAVAVEPNEVGHRDDLRKINTRKAELEISDGTIVKDIPLDQAASSSSYDRAQNPYTLSRRRSSRVDEQMMEIWDGVEKDRSINMTVSRSRKGASPTREIGKSNRHQGSNSSNFTQEDKDMVVDKVEVFKRVSSAHEEGNKQKVLERLTSDSLKLSNLQVTVQDLKKTVEQTPKVRRADNFEYDMVEGQLQEVGEAITQLLDINSKLRKNLVETFPVTRDGRTVLESEESGNVRRRKVSVEAQRVYEKIGRLELEVQRMQFVLMKLDDEHGTKGTSSAPDRRKRILLRDYLYGDRRSSNRRRKRDRFCGCMKPATDENSG, encoded by the exons ATGGCGACTTTAAAACACACTGATTCAAGTCGCAAGTATGCATTTTGGTGGGATAGTCATATAAGTCCAAAAAATTCAAAATGGCTTCAAGAAAATCTTACAG ATATGGATGCAAAAGTAAAAGTGATGATCAAAATTATAGAAGCAGATGCAGATTCTTTTGCAAGAAGGGCAGAGATGTATTACAGGCAACGACCCGAGTTAATGAAACTGGTTGAAGAATCTTATCGAGCATATAGGGCTTTGGCGGAAAGATATGATCATGCAACAGGGGCACTTCGCCAGGCTCATAAGACAATGTCAGAAGCTTTTCCAAATCAAATCCCCTTTGATGATGAGTCGCCACCCTCAGGCTCCCCTGCGGCTGAAGCTCCTGATATGCCACACTCGATACGTGCTTTTTTTGACCCTGGTGGGTTTCACAAGGAAGAATCAGGTCTGTCTCCAATGCAATCCCGTTCTGGTGGCATAGGAaacaaaaaaggatttcgacaaGTAAGTGATCTGTTTGGAGAGGCCGTGGGAAAGGACCAAAATGCTCACGAGGAAAATAATGTTCCGAAGGTGCTTACAGAACGCAAGGTCGAAGAGAGTGGTGTTTCTGGACAGAATATCAAGAGCGAGGAGGAAGTAGCTGGTACAGTTGATGATAAAGTCCAAAATTTAAAGCAAATGATCGCGAGGTTAGAATCTGAAAAGGAGGCCAGCCTTCTTAAGTACCAACAGAGTTCAGAGAAATTATCCAGTATGGAAAGAAAAGTTTCTCACGCACAAGAAGAATCAAGAGAACTGAGTGACCGGGCAATTAAAGCAGAAAATGAAGTTGAAACTTTAAAGCATTCTTTGTCCAAGGTCGAAGCTAGTGTGACAAATTATTTACAATGCTTAGAGAGTATATCTGATCTGGAGAACAGACTTTCTCAATCTCAAAAAGAGTCTGCAGTACTCAATGAGCGAGCAAGTAAAGCAGAAACAGAAGTTCAAACCCTAAAGCAAGACCTCACCATATTAGAGGGTGAGAATGAATCTGCTCTTCTACAATATAAACAATGTTTGGAGAAGATATCAGATCTTGAGACGAAACTCCTTCATGCTGAGGATGAAGCCAGAAGACATAATGAGAGAGGGGACAAAGCGGAAGCTGAAGTTCAATCTCTTAAGCAAATGATCAGTAAGTTAAACGAAGCAAAAGAAGCAGCTACTCTTCAGTATCAGCAATGTCTGAACACCATATCAGATCTCGAAATCAAGATCTCTCGCGCTGAGGCGGAAGCTACAAGGCTCAATAATGAAGTAACAACAGGGGTCGAAAAATTTCACTCTGCTGAAGAACAACATCATTTGCTAGAAAAGGCATATCAGTCTCTTCAAATGGAAGCTGACACCTTGATGCAGAAGATGGGGATGCTAATCACACATGAGCTTGTAGAGAGAGATGAGGAATTGGCGAATCTTCGGGTCCGCGTACAGGAAGAGCACATTCGCACCATGGAGGCTGAAGATGCTCTCATCAATATAGAAAGTTTACATGCTAAATCTCAAGAAGAACAGGAGGCTCTAGAATCAGAGCTCGAAAATGCATATGAGATGATGAATGACATGAAGATCCAGAACCAAGACTTGGAAGATGAAGTTCAGCAACTTACAGACAGAAACAAAAACCTTAATGAGAAGAACTTGTCCTGTACCATGTTGATTAAGAATTTACAAGATGAAATTTTTCTCATGAAGGAAGCAGAAAAAAAACTTAAAGAAGAGATTGAGCTCCGCTTGGATGAAAGGAATGCTCTTCAACAAGAGATTTACtctctaaaagaagaaataaatgaatTGAATGGGCAATACCACAGTGTCATCGAACAAGTAGAGTATGTTGGCTTCAAACCAGATTCCCTTGGGTTGTCTGTGACGAGCTTACTGGAGGAGAACTCTAAGATGAAAGAGATGTATCTTGAGGAAAAAGAAGACAATGCATCTCTTTTGGCTAAattggagcaaatggagaaactgCTGGAAAAAAATGTCCTTCTAGAAAATTCTCTGTCAGATTTGAATGTGGAGCTAGAAGAGTTGAAGGGGAAACTAATCTCAATGGAAGAAACCTGCAGATCTCTTCATCAAGAAAAGTCTAATCTTGTTGCTGAGAAGACCGTCCTTGTTTCTCAACTTGAGATTGCTACTGAGAACCTAGCAAGACTTGCTGAGAAAAACAGTTTCCTTGAAAATTCTCTCTCTGATGCTAATGCTGAGCTTGAAGGGTTTAGAACTGAATCAAAGAGTTTGGAAGAATCATTTCACTCTATCAAGAATGAGAAATTTGGTCTTGTTACTGAAAGGGACACACTTGTTATCAAGTTAGAGAGCATGCGCGAAAGGCTGGAAGGTCTCGAGAAAATTTGCGTAGAATTGAGAGAAAAGCATTCATATCTGGAGAAGGAGAAAGAATCAGCACTTCATGAAGTAACCGAACTACGTGGTTCGTTGGATGAAGAAAAAAAGGAGCACGCAAGTTCTGCTCAGAAAAATGAGATTCTTCTAGGTAGTCTGGAGGACCATATCCGCATACTTCATGAAAAACACCGGGTGATAACAaaggaatttgaagaagaacagGATAAAGCTATGAAAGCTCAGTTCGAAATCTTCATCTGGCAGAGAAGTATCCGAGATATCGAAGAGAAAAATCACTCTCTGTGGATTGAATGCCAAAAACACCTTGAAGCATCCAAGTCATCCGAGAAACTTATTGTGGAACTGGAACAGAAAAATCTTGATCAACAGTTAAGTGTCTACTCGTTGTCAAACAAAGTTGGCAACCTGAAAATGGGGATCCAGCAAGTGTTGAAGCTAttcaaagatgatgatgattatgagtgCGCAGATAAAACTAAGGAGCATGAAAGGTTTGCTCAGCATGTCATGAAGAAATTTGAAGAGATGGATAGTGATTTATCGAAATTACAGGATGACAAGCAACAGTTATTGTTTGAGAAATTGGTTCTTATTGCTGTTCTTCAACAAGTGACATGTGATTTGCAAGATTCAAATTTAGGTTTCCAAAATGCAAACTCCAAGTTACTTGAAGAAAACAGATCTTTGAGGAAGGACTTCTCAAACTTCAAGGAGGACAAATGTATGCTAGAAGAGGAAAACGGTTCACTACTCGAGGAAACCATTGTTCTGAGCAACCTCTGTTTGGTACTCAAGAGCTTTGGTACTGAAAAAGTTGCGGAACTCAAAAGGCTTAGTGAAGGTTTGGATTCTCTGCATGGGATTAATGGTGTTCTTGATGAGGAAGTTAGAATGATGCAGGAAGGGATAAAATTGGTTGAAGCTGAAAACATAAATCTCAAAGTCGCGGTTGAGAAGTTGGTAAATGAGCTCAACACGGTGAGTAATCAGAATGAGTTGGAGTTCAATTCTATGGAAGCAAGCAACATGGAACGTAGTGCCGAAATTGTACAGCTTAAAGGAAGTCTTTCTGCACTGGAAGCTGAAAACATAAATCTCAAAGTCGCAGTTGAGAAGTTGGTAAATGAGCTCAATACAGTGAGTAATCAGAATGAGTTGGAGTTCAATTCTATGGAAGCAAGCAACATGGAACGCAATGCAGAAATTGTACAGCTGAAAGGAAGTTTTTGtgctttggaaggtgaaaataaAGATATGAAGTCACAGATGACAAAATATGCACAGGATATGGGTCCTCTGGTTGAAAGTATAAAATCCCTTGAAGAGCTTGTGTTCTCACATATAAGATCTCCTACAGCAAATAATCAGGAAACCAAG GATACTGAGAAGCTTCGGCATGATAAATGCTCTCAAGAACCGAGTGGTGATCATAGTCTCCCAATGTCAGATGGAGTGCCTGACTTGCTCAATTTGCAAACCAGGGTAAAAGCTGTTGAAAAGGCACTGATAGAAATGAAGAGGCTCATGCAACAGGGTAGCATGAATGCTGACATTATATTAGATACTGGcataagagagaaagaaaaaccaAAATCTAGAAGTAATTCGTTCCGGCTTCGAGAAGTTAAAACGGGAAAAGCTGTTGCTGTGGAACCTAATGAAGTGGGACACAGGGATGATCTCAGAAAGATCAATACAAGAAAAGCTGAGCTTGAAATATCCGATGGTACAATAGTGAAAGACATTCCACTTGATCAAGCTGCATCGTCTTCATCTTATGATCGCGCACAGAATCCATATACATTGAGCAGAAGAAGAAGTTCTCGAGTTGATGAACAAATGATGGAGATATGGGATGGTGTTGAGAAGGATCGAAGCATTAATATGACGGTCAGCAGAAGCAGGAAGGGGGCATCTCCAACACGTGAAATCGGCAAAAGCAATCGTCATCAGGGATCCAACTCTTCAAATTTCACACAGGAAGACAAGGATATGGTTGTTGACAAGGTAGAAGTCTTCAAAAGAGTTTCAAGTGCacacgaagaagggaacaagcaAAAAGTCTTGGAAAGACTAACATCGGACAGTCTGAAGTTAAGCAACCTTCAAGTAACCGTGCAGGACTTGAAAAAGACAGTTGAGCAAACCCCGAAAGTCAGAAGGGCGGATAATTTTGAATACGATATGGTGGAAGGACAACTACAAGAAGTTGGTGAAGCAATCACACAGTTGCTTGATATCAACAGCAAATTAAGAAAAAATCTAGTGGAAACTTTTCCTGTGACCCGTGATGGTAGGACTGTCTTAGAGTCCGAAGAGAGTGGAAATGTTCGCAGACGAAAAGTTTCTGTAGAAGCACAACGAGTGTATGAAAAGATAGGGAGGTTAGAGTTGGAAGTGCAGAGAATGCAATTTGTTTTAATGAAACTTGACGACGAACATGGAACAAAAGGAACCTCATCAGCTCCAGATAGAAGAAAGAGAATTCTACTGAGAGATTACCTTTACGGTGATCGGAGAAGCAGTAACCGCAGGCGAAAGAGAGATAGGTTTTGCGGATGTATGAAACCCGCCACTGATGAAAATTCAGGTTAG